The following coding sequences lie in one Candidatus Nitrospira allomarina genomic window:
- a CDS encoding type II secretion system F family protein, with protein MPRFEYRAKNLDGQTVHGEVLAATSSEALQLLRRQDVLVTGLQEKVERVFNLSGQLTGWSRGWSWRGVSSKELVVFTHQLATLIRAGVPLLECLDILSSEAENPTLQQVVKHIREDVEGGTLLAHALKRNPTVFSEFYRSMVEVGETTGRLDESLTQLAVYLDKQAQLRAKIFSGLAYPALLVAVAMIVLVFLLIWVVPLFSGLFQDMGESLPWLTQVVIDLAEGVRDHFFLLATFFGGLGMGIRWFLKNPKSRQGIDGWVLRVPLLGSVIQKAATVRFSRTLGFLVRRGVPLLSALGVAGTVTGNKIFERSIKLAAIAIQNGQPLSETLRTGRVFPPMVPQMIKVGESTGSIDVMLEKIADLFEQEVDRTVATLTSVLEPVIILVVGCGIALVVVAMYLPIFSIGSVIG; from the coding sequence ATGCCGAGATTTGAATATCGTGCGAAAAATTTGGATGGACAGACGGTCCACGGAGAAGTCTTGGCTGCTACTTCCAGTGAGGCCTTGCAACTTCTTCGTAGACAGGACGTCTTGGTAACCGGTCTGCAAGAAAAAGTTGAAAGGGTATTCAATCTCAGCGGTCAGCTGACCGGCTGGAGCCGCGGGTGGAGCTGGAGAGGCGTGAGCAGTAAAGAATTGGTGGTCTTTACCCATCAGCTGGCAACGTTGATTCGTGCGGGTGTACCTCTTTTGGAATGTCTGGACATTCTCTCCAGCGAAGCTGAAAACCCGACCTTGCAACAAGTGGTTAAACATATTCGAGAGGATGTGGAGGGCGGAACCTTGTTGGCTCATGCTTTAAAGCGCAATCCGACCGTCTTTAGTGAATTTTACCGGAGTATGGTGGAAGTAGGAGAGACGACGGGTCGCTTGGACGAAAGTTTGACCCAACTGGCTGTGTACCTTGATAAACAGGCTCAGTTGCGGGCGAAAATTTTCTCTGGATTAGCATATCCGGCTTTGCTCGTGGCTGTGGCGATGATTGTCCTGGTCTTTTTACTGATTTGGGTGGTCCCTCTTTTTTCTGGCCTATTCCAAGATATGGGCGAATCGCTTCCCTGGTTGACGCAAGTGGTGATTGACCTGGCTGAGGGGGTTCGGGATCACTTTTTTCTGTTGGCGACATTTTTTGGAGGTTTGGGTATGGGTATCCGGTGGTTTCTCAAAAATCCGAAAAGTCGACAGGGCATTGATGGGTGGGTTTTGAGGGTCCCCCTTCTGGGGTCCGTAATTCAAAAAGCAGCAACGGTGCGTTTTTCCAGAACATTAGGGTTTTTAGTTCGTCGTGGGGTGCCGTTGCTGTCGGCTTTGGGTGTGGCGGGGACGGTGACTGGTAATAAAATATTCGAGCGAAGCATTAAACTGGCGGCCATAGCGATTCAAAATGGACAACCTCTTTCCGAGACCTTGAGAACGGGCCGGGTTTTTCCGCCGATGGTTCCCCAAATGATTAAAGTGGGAGAATCAACCGGTTCCATTGATGTTATGCTGGAAAAAATTGCCGATCTTTTTGAGCAAGAGGTCGATCGGACGGTAGCCACGTTAACGTCGGTGTTAGAGCCCGTTATTATCTTGGTCGTGGGTTGTGGGATTGCCCTTGTCGTTGTGGCGATGTATCTTCCCATTTTTTCTATCGGTTCAGTAATTGGGTAA
- a CDS encoding Asp23/Gls24 family envelope stress response protein, with product MTEGITTTNNPGQRVPQLGKTTISDEVVAQLVEIAAKEVQGIHEIAKQGMGEQIAGLTQRLTGKGPSGQGIMVEVGEREVAIDLRIIADYGVQVPDLASNLRQAIIERIERLLGLMVKEVNIQVSGLFYPEDKPAEAVARRVE from the coding sequence ATGACTGAAGGCATCACGACTACAAACAATCCAGGCCAACGAGTGCCTCAATTAGGGAAAACCACTATTTCCGATGAGGTCGTGGCCCAACTCGTAGAAATAGCGGCCAAGGAAGTCCAGGGCATCCATGAAATCGCGAAACAAGGTATGGGTGAACAGATTGCAGGCTTGACCCAGCGATTAACGGGAAAAGGCCCATCGGGACAAGGGATAATGGTTGAAGTCGGGGAACGCGAAGTGGCCATTGACTTGCGCATCATTGCGGATTACGGAGTACAGGTCCCCGATCTAGCTAGCAATCTCCGTCAAGCCATTATAGAACGCATTGAACGACTTCTTGGTCTCATGGTGAAAGAAGTTAACATCCAAGTCAGTGGGCTTTTCTACCCCGAAGATAAGCCGGCCGAGGCCGTGGCTCGCAGGGTCGAATAA
- a CDS encoding Asp23/Gls24 family envelope stress response protein: MADPKDAQRGNSELVTKDGKTTISNEVVAKIVALATREIAGVHEMGSLGLGDALTGIAQRASKLGQSTQGVNVEVGEREVAVDIKIVVEYGVSIPQLTTAIRRNLATRVNTMTGLTVKEVNIDVTGLYFAEEAKDKPAERPEPRVA, encoded by the coding sequence ATGGCAGACCCCAAAGACGCTCAACGAGGAAATTCAGAATTAGTCACTAAAGATGGGAAAACCACTATCTCAAATGAAGTGGTGGCCAAAATTGTCGCGCTCGCCACCAGGGAAATAGCCGGGGTCCATGAAATGGGATCATTGGGCTTGGGTGATGCGCTAACGGGTATAGCCCAACGAGCATCAAAATTAGGACAGAGCACCCAAGGCGTAAACGTTGAGGTAGGAGAACGAGAAGTGGCCGTCGATATTAAGATCGTCGTGGAGTATGGCGTGAGCATTCCCCAGCTCACCACGGCCATTAGACGAAATCTAGCCACGCGCGTGAACACCATGACAGGCCTCACGGTTAAAGAAGTGAATATTGACGTCACCGGTCTGTATTTCGCCGAAGAAGCCAAAGACAAGCCTGCCGAACGACCGGAGCCACGCGTCGCATAA
- a CDS encoding 50S ribosomal protein L25 gives MKYELEVEKRDQAGKGVARQLRRQGKIPGVLYGGGKSEFVAMDHKTARNLVISQVGHTGLLTVRISGGQERIAVLQDHQIDPITGAILHVDLFEVSMKKAIRVKVPVTIIGEVPVGVKEGGILHQVMRELHIECLPAQIPDHIEIDASGFGIGDGMHVKEVTVPTGLKILDDEDLMVAHVATKMSEAKLESLLAREVTEGVAPVATAEKAAEGAPTGAAVAAADKTKAASDSKAKEGKK, from the coding sequence ATGAAATATGAACTTGAAGTTGAAAAACGGGATCAGGCTGGGAAAGGCGTGGCGCGGCAACTACGGCGACAAGGAAAAATTCCTGGAGTTCTATACGGAGGAGGGAAGTCTGAATTTGTGGCCATGGACCATAAGACTGCCCGCAATCTGGTGATTTCTCAGGTTGGCCACACTGGGTTGCTGACTGTTCGGATTTCTGGGGGGCAAGAACGGATCGCCGTCCTTCAAGACCACCAAATTGATCCCATTACCGGTGCGATTCTCCATGTGGACCTCTTTGAAGTCTCGATGAAAAAAGCCATTCGCGTTAAAGTTCCCGTGACGATTATCGGAGAAGTCCCTGTTGGCGTGAAAGAGGGGGGGATTTTGCATCAGGTAATGCGCGAACTTCACATTGAGTGTTTGCCGGCTCAAATTCCGGATCATATTGAAATCGATGCGTCAGGATTTGGTATTGGTGATGGTATGCATGTGAAGGAAGTGACCGTCCCGACGGGTCTCAAGATTTTGGATGACGAGGATCTCATGGTTGCCCATGTTGCCACGAAGATGTCCGAAGCGAAGCTAGAGTCCCTCTTGGCTCGCGAGGTGACTGAAGGGGTGGCTCCAGTTGCCACAGCAGAAAAGGCTGCAGAGGGGGCTCCCACTGGAGCGGCTGTGGCGGCGGCAGATAAAACGAAGGCCGCATCAGACAGTAAAGCAAAGGAAGGCAAAAAGTAG
- a CDS encoding RNA polymerase sigma factor, giving the protein MAPYENSTDNDLVDAITQGDIQAFEGLYDRYAGKVLKRCFFICVNQEEARDLMQEIWIKVFLHLHDFKKQAAFSSWLYRLSTNHCLNYIKSKAYSESSGMQHPSETLIHEDPTSKIDVHHLLQKLPLEDRTILAMKFMGEYTYEEISAICEISLSAAKMRVSRLITKLREEVNT; this is encoded by the coding sequence ATGGCGCCTTACGAAAACTCTACGGACAATGATCTGGTCGATGCCATCACGCAAGGCGACATTCAAGCCTTTGAAGGTTTGTATGATCGTTATGCCGGCAAAGTCTTAAAACGGTGTTTCTTCATCTGTGTCAATCAGGAAGAAGCGCGTGATTTAATGCAGGAAATCTGGATAAAGGTATTTCTACATCTCCATGATTTCAAGAAGCAGGCTGCATTTTCCTCCTGGTTGTATCGCCTGTCTACCAACCACTGCCTTAACTATATCAAATCAAAGGCTTATTCTGAGTCGTCAGGAATGCAACATCCGTCTGAGACACTCATTCACGAGGACCCAACCTCGAAAATCGATGTGCATCATCTCCTTCAAAAACTCCCACTGGAAGACCGGACCATCCTGGCCATGAAATTCATGGGTGAGTATACCTATGAAGAAATTTCTGCCATTTGCGAAATCAGTCTCAGCGCAGCCAAAATGCGGGTGTCACGATTGATCACAAAACTCCGAGAGGAGGTCAACACATGA
- a CDS encoding LapA family protein yields the protein MRKLKSIVTIVLGALVVLIAFQNMAAVELTFLFWTFEARRIVLIGICVVIGFLLGRITSTHKQTSQEVQ from the coding sequence ATGAGGAAATTGAAATCGATTGTGACCATTGTATTAGGAGCGCTTGTCGTGCTGATCGCTTTTCAGAACATGGCCGCTGTGGAATTAACCTTTCTTTTCTGGACATTTGAGGCACGTCGGATTGTCTTAATCGGGATTTGCGTAGTCATTGGCTTCCTTCTGGGACGGATCACGTCTACCCACAAACAGACATCTCAAGAAGTTCAATAG
- a CDS encoding mechanosensitive ion channel family protein → MMVGTQNELMEWGRVVLVFFQQFLGKIGGYLPQVLGAIIILVIGWLGAKILRGLTTKVLRVCGVVELSQKIKLHDMLARIGITSSLDQIIGGLIYYMILLIVLISASEILGFTVVLNTLNTLIAYLPHVLGAFLILIIALYLAKVIKEGIVSASSSLNVAYAGALSSVLEILIVGFGIVMALTELGLDMTIFSANITIIITGIVLAMALSIGLGSRSIISNVLARYYIAQLFHVGETVSLAGHKGTIIKLTPVSVLIKTDDEEQLYIPNERIIEEGSYSRRSGMR, encoded by the coding sequence ATGATGGTAGGGACGCAAAATGAACTCATGGAATGGGGAAGGGTTGTCCTGGTTTTTTTTCAACAATTCCTGGGAAAAATAGGTGGATATTTACCCCAAGTGCTTGGAGCCATCATCATCCTGGTGATTGGTTGGCTAGGAGCAAAAATATTAAGAGGGCTCACCACAAAAGTATTGCGGGTCTGTGGCGTTGTGGAACTCAGCCAGAAAATCAAACTCCATGACATGCTGGCCAGAATCGGAATTACCAGCAGCCTCGATCAAATCATTGGAGGCTTAATCTATTACATGATCCTCCTCATTGTGCTAATTTCGGCCTCTGAGATCCTGGGATTCACTGTCGTCCTCAACACCCTGAATACCTTAATTGCCTACCTTCCCCACGTCCTGGGGGCCTTTTTAATTCTGATCATTGCGTTATATCTTGCCAAAGTCATCAAAGAAGGGATCGTCTCGGCATCCTCAAGCCTGAACGTTGCCTATGCAGGAGCCTTGAGTTCAGTGTTGGAAATTCTGATTGTCGGTTTCGGCATCGTCATGGCCCTGACCGAATTGGGATTGGATATGACGATCTTCAGCGCCAATATCACCATTATTATTACTGGCATTGTGTTGGCCATGGCACTATCAATTGGCCTGGGAAGTCGGTCCATTATTTCGAATGTTCTTGCTCGGTATTACATCGCCCAACTCTTTCATGTCGGAGAAACAGTGTCGCTGGCCGGTCACAAAGGAACCATTATCAAACTTACTCCTGTGTCCGTTCTCATAAAAACGGATGATGAAGAACAGTTATACATTCCGAATGAACGAATCATTGAGGAAGGGTCCTATAGTCGGAGATCCGGCATGAGATAA
- the ispE gene encoding 4-(cytidine 5'-diphospho)-2-C-methyl-D-erythritol kinase → MSGTEIVVRAPAKVNLSIRVLDRLPNGYHNLWSLMHTVDVFDLLRIRLNPDREGLVLTCGDAPLPLDKGNLVYRAAELVLQRSEKNVGVDIELTKVIPLSAGLGGGSSDAAATLYGLTHLLGLNWTLSDLCEAGATLGSDIPFFFKAPCAVVRGWGHEVAACSLKGERWVVLVNPGFPIQTKWAYKQLSSQRGAVRPLGEFTKRIDRELSLSWEEVIGIMENDFEPPLFPFYPILGFIKDTLLSFGAQAALLSGSGATVFGIFRNQEDARQASTRLRRDTSWRIFDIPMGSTNLPHDPFHVGSTSQVSNVEIQ, encoded by the coding sequence ATGTCTGGGACAGAAATTGTCGTGCGGGCACCGGCCAAAGTGAATCTGTCGATTCGGGTATTGGATCGATTGCCTAATGGGTATCATAATTTGTGGTCTCTCATGCATACAGTCGATGTCTTTGATCTTCTCCGAATTAGACTCAACCCTGATCGGGAGGGTCTTGTCTTAACGTGTGGAGATGCTCCGTTGCCCTTGGATAAGGGAAATTTAGTTTATCGGGCGGCTGAATTGGTGCTGCAGCGTTCTGAAAAGAATGTAGGGGTTGATATTGAGCTAACCAAAGTTATTCCCTTGTCGGCTGGTCTGGGAGGTGGGAGTAGTGATGCCGCTGCCACTCTGTATGGCCTTACTCACTTGCTAGGGTTAAATTGGACTTTATCTGACTTGTGTGAGGCGGGTGCAACACTTGGAAGTGATATTCCATTTTTTTTTAAAGCACCTTGTGCAGTGGTCCGGGGGTGGGGCCATGAGGTGGCGGCCTGTTCTCTCAAAGGCGAACGGTGGGTCGTTCTCGTCAATCCCGGCTTTCCAATACAGACAAAATGGGCATATAAACAGCTGTCCTCCCAACGGGGGGCCGTCAGACCTTTAGGTGAATTTACCAAGAGAATAGATCGTGAATTGAGCCTTTCCTGGGAGGAAGTGATCGGGATAATGGAAAATGATTTTGAACCGCCGTTGTTTCCGTTTTATCCGATTTTGGGATTCATTAAAGACACGCTGCTTTCCTTTGGGGCTCAGGCCGCTCTATTATCAGGTAGTGGAGCCACCGTATTTGGGATTTTCCGCAATCAGGAAGATGCTCGGCAGGCTTCCACTCGGTTGCGTCGTGATACGAGCTGGAGAATCTTTGATATCCCGATGGGTTCGACGAATTTACCACATGACCCGTTCCATGTTGGCTCTACTTCTCAGGTTTCCAACGTGGAAATTCAGTGA
- a CDS encoding mechanosensitive ion channel family protein, with protein MDLSTVLNALDHFFTYPLFTVNQTPITLSSLAFFAFIMGGFMIINALIRRFLSNQLLKRSKMPKATQYTLTRIIQYLLLLVGTVIAFQVIGVDLSGLVVIFGFLSVGIGFGLQNLTSNFIAGLMLLFEQHIQIGDRITVGDTEGDVAEINIRSTTIRSLNNVAIVVPNSEFISSTVVNWSHGDPKTRLEIEVGVSYNSDLDKVIHSLLEAAKENPRVLPHPEPKAWLMSFGDSAWNMRLLAWVEDPQGRRQIQSDINCAIVKKFRKNGVEIPFPQRDLHVRTPLPLPISTTEA; from the coding sequence ATGGATCTTTCAACGGTCCTGAACGCATTGGATCACTTTTTTACCTACCCCTTATTTACCGTCAACCAGACCCCGATTACCCTCTCGTCTCTGGCATTTTTTGCCTTCATCATGGGTGGTTTTATGATCATCAACGCCCTGATACGACGTTTTCTCAGCAACCAATTACTCAAACGCTCGAAGATGCCCAAGGCAACACAATACACCTTAACCCGCATTATTCAATATTTATTGCTCCTCGTTGGGACCGTGATTGCCTTTCAAGTCATCGGTGTCGACCTGAGCGGTCTTGTCGTCATTTTTGGATTTCTCTCCGTCGGAATCGGATTCGGCCTGCAAAATCTGACGTCCAATTTCATCGCGGGACTCATGTTGCTGTTCGAACAACATATTCAAATTGGGGACCGCATCACCGTGGGAGACACCGAGGGAGATGTGGCAGAAATCAACATTCGATCCACAACCATTCGTTCTCTAAACAACGTGGCTATCGTCGTTCCCAATTCCGAATTTATCTCTTCCACGGTGGTCAACTGGTCGCACGGTGACCCCAAAACCCGATTGGAGATTGAAGTGGGAGTCTCTTACAATTCAGATTTAGACAAGGTGATACATTCCCTTTTGGAAGCGGCTAAAGAAAACCCAAGGGTGTTACCCCACCCGGAACCGAAGGCCTGGCTGATGAGTTTCGGAGATTCTGCCTGGAATATGCGTTTATTAGCCTGGGTGGAAGATCCACAAGGCAGAAGGCAGATTCAATCCGATATTAATTGCGCCATCGTTAAGAAATTTCGGAAGAATGGTGTGGAAATCCCTTTTCCTCAAAGGGACCTTCATGTCAGAACCCCTTTACCTCTTCCAATCTCAACGACCGAAGCCTGA
- a CDS encoding CDP-alcohol phosphatidyltransferase family protein produces the protein MVRKLSGADIPINLPNSLTVLRILLVPVFVGFLLYEYYDYALVTLLVAAVTDGLDGAIARITDQRTRLGEYLDPLADKLLLMSAIVTLSVLHFIPIWAVILVVSRDAILLTGTILANLTEIDIDITPTWLGKGTTFAQICYVIMVILFATGRVPSESIIPFLSIMVILTTGSGVHYLFRGIQRLNSSGKK, from the coding sequence ATGGTCCGCAAGTTATCTGGTGCCGACATTCCAATCAACCTTCCCAACAGCCTCACAGTCCTCCGAATTCTTCTTGTTCCCGTCTTCGTTGGGTTTTTGCTCTACGAATACTATGATTATGCCCTCGTGACATTGTTAGTCGCGGCGGTGACCGATGGTCTGGATGGGGCCATTGCCCGTATCACCGATCAACGCACTCGCCTCGGCGAGTATCTCGATCCTCTGGCTGACAAATTACTCCTCATGTCGGCCATCGTGACCTTATCTGTTCTTCATTTTATTCCTATCTGGGCTGTGATTCTTGTGGTGAGTCGTGACGCCATTCTCCTCACAGGGACCATTTTGGCTAATTTAACGGAAATCGACATTGATATTACTCCCACCTGGTTGGGAAAGGGTACCACCTTTGCACAAATTTGCTATGTCATCATGGTGATTCTCTTTGCGACCGGGCGTGTTCCCTCCGAAAGCATTATTCCATTTCTCTCGATAATGGTCATCCTGACAACCGGTTCTGGAGTGCATTATTTGTTCCGAGGGATTCAACGGCTCAATTCCTCAGGCAAGAAATAA
- a CDS encoding GspE/PulE family protein, protein MNRERVGLQLVDAKVISSDDLSQALDIQQGEGGRLGSILVRMGVLSESTLLEFLSQHYGVATVELSTCSIDGSLRGLVPYDVVSRHLVLPVRKTTSRLNLAMADPTNASLLDDLRFRTGLHIIPMVATESDLRTAISHLYGQGPDGSSSTAKSMKIDEEGTFKNRGNGDRISPDSMGKPVGCSSGNDLHDQERFIRPEDKAEMSRLRGHVKIDKDSSAVEVVKGLVQQAIEMEASDIHIEPMETMIRVRFRLDGVLCPIQNLPKGLHQAILARVKILSDLDIAERRLPQDGRMKIEGFPHVDIRVAILPCLFGEKAVLRLLNQSGLALHLTNIGLNQPDLDRLTTALENPYGMILVTGPTGSGKTTTLYSALQFLNTPQMNIVTVEDPVEYQIQGINQMQIHEEIGLNFAAGLRAFLRQDPDVMMVGEIRDRETAQIAIQASLTGHRVLSTLHTMNAPGAITRLIDMSIEPFLVSSAVSLIVGQRLVRKICDHCREVEPISQFQLRELGFDDDALGAVQAMKGRGCVSCHQTGFKGRMALFETLPIFEGLHEKILARASTNDLITCAIGEGFRSLRQAGIAAVQGGLTTVGEVFAETRSDAFV, encoded by the coding sequence GTGAATAGAGAGCGTGTCGGCCTACAGCTGGTGGATGCGAAAGTGATCTCTTCCGATGATTTGTCTCAGGCGCTTGATATTCAACAGGGAGAAGGAGGGCGCCTCGGGAGCATTCTGGTTCGGATGGGGGTTCTGTCTGAATCCACCTTATTGGAGTTTCTCAGCCAGCACTATGGAGTGGCCACCGTAGAATTGTCTACGTGCTCGATTGACGGGAGTCTTCGGGGATTAGTTCCTTATGACGTTGTCAGCCGGCACCTCGTTTTGCCTGTGCGGAAAACTACTTCACGACTGAATCTGGCTATGGCCGACCCCACGAATGCGTCTTTGTTAGATGATTTGCGGTTCCGGACAGGGTTGCACATCATTCCCATGGTAGCTACCGAATCGGATCTACGGACGGCGATCTCCCATCTGTATGGCCAGGGTCCGGATGGATCTTCCTCAACTGCAAAATCTATGAAAATCGATGAGGAGGGTACTTTCAAAAACAGGGGAAATGGCGACCGGATTTCACCCGATTCGATGGGAAAGCCTGTTGGCTGTTCCTCTGGTAACGATTTGCATGACCAAGAACGATTTATAAGGCCTGAGGACAAAGCAGAAATGTCTCGACTGAGGGGTCATGTGAAAATTGATAAAGATTCTTCAGCTGTGGAGGTTGTGAAGGGGCTCGTCCAGCAGGCCATTGAAATGGAGGCGAGTGATATTCATATTGAGCCGATGGAGACTATGATCCGGGTTCGCTTTCGGTTGGATGGCGTCTTGTGCCCGATTCAAAATCTGCCTAAAGGCCTTCATCAGGCAATACTCGCCAGGGTGAAAATTCTTTCCGATCTGGATATTGCGGAGCGGCGGTTACCTCAAGATGGACGAATGAAGATAGAGGGCTTTCCCCACGTCGATATTCGTGTGGCCATTCTGCCCTGCTTGTTTGGCGAAAAAGCGGTTCTGCGTCTCTTGAATCAGTCAGGGCTTGCGTTACATTTAACCAATATCGGGCTCAACCAGCCTGATTTGGATCGTTTGACGACGGCTTTGGAAAATCCCTATGGGATGATCCTGGTGACGGGGCCTACGGGGAGCGGGAAGACGACAACCCTATACAGCGCGTTACAATTTCTGAATACTCCTCAGATGAATATTGTCACTGTCGAAGATCCCGTGGAATACCAAATCCAGGGCATCAATCAGATGCAAATTCATGAAGAGATTGGATTGAATTTTGCCGCCGGATTGCGTGCTTTTTTGCGGCAGGATCCTGACGTCATGATGGTGGGGGAGATTCGTGATCGGGAAACCGCACAAATCGCGATTCAGGCTTCTCTCACTGGCCATCGAGTTCTTTCGACCCTGCATACCATGAATGCCCCAGGGGCAATTACCCGGCTCATCGATATGAGCATTGAGCCGTTTTTGGTGTCTTCCGCCGTCTCGCTCATTGTGGGCCAACGCTTGGTACGGAAAATTTGTGATCATTGTCGGGAGGTGGAACCGATATCTCAATTTCAGCTGCGGGAGCTGGGTTTTGATGATGATGCGCTCGGGGCGGTTCAGGCGATGAAAGGGCGTGGGTGTGTGTCCTGCCATCAGACCGGATTTAAAGGACGCATGGCCTTATTTGAGACCCTGCCTATTTTTGAGGGACTGCATGAAAAGATTTTGGCACGGGCATCGACGAATGACTTGATAACCTGTGCGATAGGCGAAGGATTTCGCAGCCTTAGACAAGCGGGGATTGCGGCAGTTCAAGGTGGCTTGACGACTGTTGGTGAGGTGTTTGCCGAAACGAGATCTGATGCTTTTGTATAG
- the pth gene encoding aminoacyl-tRNA hydrolase has protein sequence MVVGLGNPGESYRYTRHNLGWMVLQQAADRWSVTWAKQEDGFLGQGEVKGHPVLLLLPLAWMNQAGVAVRSVLQKFSPNSPDLIVVHDDLDLSLGMIKIKTRGGAGGHNGLRSVLSCLETEEFSRIKVGIGRPQNNESLANFVLSPFLSEEWEQVGSILPKAVDALECLICEGPAIAMNRFHVRSSETGL, from the coding sequence GTGGTGGTGGGACTTGGAAATCCGGGAGAGTCCTACAGATACACGCGACACAACCTTGGCTGGATGGTTCTTCAGCAGGCGGCTGATCGTTGGAGTGTGACTTGGGCCAAGCAGGAAGATGGGTTTCTCGGTCAAGGTGAAGTTAAGGGCCATCCGGTTTTGCTTCTTCTTCCCCTTGCGTGGATGAACCAAGCTGGGGTTGCCGTTCGGTCTGTCCTTCAGAAGTTTTCTCCCAACTCGCCTGATCTTATTGTTGTCCACGATGATCTGGACCTGTCTCTGGGAATGATCAAGATCAAAACCAGAGGTGGCGCTGGTGGCCATAATGGTCTGCGTTCTGTTTTGTCCTGCCTGGAAACGGAAGAATTCTCCAGGATTAAGGTTGGCATAGGGCGTCCTCAGAACAATGAAAGCCTGGCAAATTTTGTGCTTTCACCATTTTTATCAGAAGAGTGGGAGCAGGTTGGCTCAATTCTTCCGAAAGCGGTTGATGCGTTGGAATGTCTTATTTGTGAAGGGCCGGCTATTGCCATGAATCGATTTCATGTGCGGTCCTCGGAGACAGGTCTGTAA
- a CDS encoding type IV pilus twitching motility protein PilT has protein sequence MELTALLGELCRQGGSDLHLVSGSVPRLRVDGHLRPMESPTLTSQDMTQLTASLLTEAQHHQVIQTGAWDGAYSVPAIGRFRVHIYTQQGSLAMAIRTVSGKIPTFEELGLPPIIAELMRKPQGLILVTGPTGSGKSTTLASMLDHINEARSAHIISLEDPIEILHSHKKSLVSQMEVGSDVREFQSALKGILRQDPDVVFLGELRDLETIQAALTMAETGHLTVATLHTNSAIHTLTRLVSVFPSHQQQEIRIQLSMVLEGILAQRLLPRSEGRGRVLALEILITSPAIRNLIREDKIHQMYSMMQTGQAQYGMQTMNQALADLAGQGVISSELAMGLTTLPDELSKLLERTGRERSGAMSLARLRPRM, from the coding sequence ATGGAATTAACTGCACTTCTAGGTGAATTGTGCCGGCAGGGCGGATCGGATTTGCACCTGGTTTCCGGCAGTGTGCCCCGCCTCCGTGTGGACGGGCATTTACGTCCAATGGAGTCTCCGACATTGACCAGCCAGGATATGACTCAGTTAACCGCGAGTCTGTTGACGGAAGCTCAGCATCATCAGGTTATACAGACCGGAGCTTGGGATGGGGCCTACAGCGTGCCTGCTATCGGGCGGTTTCGGGTTCATATCTATACCCAGCAGGGATCCTTGGCCATGGCCATTCGAACAGTGTCCGGGAAGATCCCGACATTTGAAGAATTAGGGCTACCGCCCATTATTGCGGAATTGATGAGGAAGCCCCAAGGGCTGATTTTGGTGACCGGGCCGACCGGTAGCGGGAAAAGTACGACATTGGCTTCGATGTTGGATCATATAAATGAAGCGCGTTCTGCCCATATTATTTCGTTGGAAGACCCCATTGAAATTCTGCATTCGCACAAAAAAAGTTTGGTATCTCAAATGGAAGTGGGATCTGATGTCCGCGAATTCCAGTCCGCACTGAAAGGTATCTTACGGCAGGATCCCGATGTGGTTTTTTTGGGCGAGTTGCGAGATCTCGAGACCATTCAGGCGGCTCTCACCATGGCTGAAACCGGACATCTTACGGTGGCCACTTTGCACACGAATTCTGCGATTCACACGCTGACACGATTGGTCTCGGTGTTTCCTTCCCACCAGCAACAAGAAATTCGTATCCAGTTGTCGATGGTGCTGGAAGGCATTCTGGCACAGAGACTTTTGCCACGTTCAGAGGGAAGGGGAAGGGTCCTGGCTTTGGAAATTCTGATTACTTCTCCGGCAATTCGGAATCTGATTCGCGAAGACAAGATCCATCAAATGTATTCCATGATGCAAACGGGACAAGCTCAATATGGCATGCAGACCATGAATCAAGCGTTGGCCGATTTGGCTGGCCAGGGAGTGATATCCTCTGAACTCGCTATGGGACTCACAACGCTTCCTGACGAGTTATCCAAGCTATTGGAGCGCACGGGTCGGGAGCGATCCGGGGCGATGTCCTTGGCCAGGTTGCGGCCTCGGATGTAG